The following are encoded in a window of Paenibacillaceae bacterium GAS479 genomic DNA:
- a CDS encoding EamA domain-containing membrane protein RarD, producing MLLIEVQFKFRIMGVFELGNTATVSSPLNADRNGILSRGRGIWYVALGATLWGVDPLFRILLLKQFSSAQIVFVEHLLLALYSVPVLIHYRNQLAGKLTLGVVGALLFISWGGSALATVMFTAAFSYGNFNAVLLLQKLQPLFAILLARFILKEALPQRFSVFLLLALAGTYLLTFGFSSPALGLHELATFGCLLSIAAAALWGGSTVMGKYLLSKQMSFHHVTALRFMLAIPLLGVIVLAAGDGWKPLGGGDAAVILLVNLLFQAFIPGLLSMLLYYKGLSSTKASLATLAELAFPAVGVLINWIVFDQALTAGQVVGFLLIWTVLVLLSRSSSRQSAQPVS from the coding sequence TTGCTTCTAATCGAGGTTCAATTCAAATTCCGTATCATGGGGGTTTTTGAATTGGGTAATACCGCAACTGTATCCAGTCCGCTTAACGCGGACCGCAATGGAATTCTTTCTCGCGGGCGAGGCATTTGGTATGTCGCGCTTGGAGCTACGCTTTGGGGCGTTGATCCGCTGTTCCGTATCCTTCTGCTGAAGCAATTCAGCTCGGCGCAGATCGTTTTTGTGGAGCATTTACTGCTCGCGCTGTATTCCGTACCTGTCCTTATTCATTACCGTAATCAGTTGGCCGGCAAGCTGACGCTTGGCGTTGTTGGCGCCCTGCTGTTCATCTCATGGGGTGGTTCTGCGCTGGCCACTGTCATGTTTACCGCAGCTTTCAGCTATGGCAACTTTAATGCCGTATTGCTTTTGCAAAAGCTACAGCCACTGTTCGCAATTTTGCTGGCACGCTTTATCCTCAAAGAAGCTTTGCCGCAGCGCTTCTCTGTATTCCTGCTGCTCGCTCTGGCTGGAACATATTTGCTCACATTCGGTTTCTCGTCACCAGCTCTCGGCCTACATGAACTCGCAACGTTCGGTTGCCTATTGTCCATCGCCGCTGCTGCACTTTGGGGAGGCTCCACCGTCATGGGCAAATATTTGCTGTCGAAGCAGATGAGCTTCCACCACGTCACCGCCCTGCGATTCATGCTGGCGATTCCGCTGTTAGGTGTAATCGTGCTTGCTGCCGGTGATGGATGGAAACCTCTTGGAGGTGGAGACGCCGCCGTAATTTTGCTTGTGAACCTGCTATTTCAGGCATTCATCCCTGGTTTGCTCAGCATGTTGCTGTACTACAAAGGTTTGTCGTCGACCAAAGCTTCTCTGGCTACACTCGCCGAACTAGCCTTTCCAGCCGTTGGAGTATTGATTAATTGGATTGTCTTCGACCAGGCATTGACCGCCGGTCAAGTAGTTGGCTTCCTGCTCATCTGGACCGTACTCGTCCTGCTGAGCCGCAGCTCCTCTAGACAGTCCGCTCAGCCTGTTAGTTAA
- a CDS encoding putative ABC transport system ATP-binding protein, whose protein sequence is MLKAQQISKTYGTGNEAARALREIGLELGKGEMVAVTGPSGCGKTTLLHVLAGLEKADSGSIWLGDDALHGLKEKELAEVRLKRMGFVFQSYHLVPVLNAEENIQLPLLAAGLSRKEATERSREMLELVGLKDKRAAYPSQLSGGQNQRVAIARAVAGRPDILFADEPTGALDSGTAEQIMGLLELMNRQYGMTLLLVTHDERQAALMQRQIRMFNGRIVGDGGTAGC, encoded by the coding sequence ATGCTGAAGGCGCAACAGATAAGTAAAACCTATGGCACTGGAAATGAAGCGGCGCGCGCACTGCGCGAGATTGGATTGGAGCTTGGCAAGGGGGAAATGGTCGCTGTCACCGGACCTTCCGGCTGCGGCAAAACAACTCTGCTGCATGTGCTGGCCGGCCTGGAGAAGGCCGACAGCGGCAGCATCTGGCTCGGCGACGATGCGTTGCATGGGTTGAAGGAGAAGGAGTTGGCCGAGGTACGGCTAAAGCGAATGGGCTTTGTGTTTCAGTCCTATCATCTGGTGCCTGTGTTGAACGCGGAGGAAAATATCCAGCTGCCGCTGCTGGCAGCTGGACTGAGCCGCAAGGAAGCAACGGAACGATCACGGGAAATGCTGGAGCTCGTTGGCTTGAAGGACAAGCGGGCGGCTTATCCATCACAGCTGTCCGGAGGACAGAACCAGCGTGTTGCCATTGCGAGAGCGGTTGCTGGCCGACCCGACATTCTGTTTGCGGACGAGCCGACGGGAGCGCTCGATTCCGGGACTGCGGAGCAGATTATGGGGCTGCTGGAGCTGATGAATCGACAGTATGGCATGACTCTGCTGCTGGTGACTCATGATGAGCGACAAGCTGCACTCATGCAGCGCCAGATCCGCATGTTCAACGGCCGAATCGTCGGAGATGGAGGTACGGCGGGATGCTGA
- a CDS encoding DNA-binding response regulator, OmpR family, contains REC and winged-helix (wHTH) domain produces MKVVWLEDEQELLEEGSRFLHSQGCEVAGAHSAEEAPEMIEQVKPDLLLVDWTLAGVQTGLDLCKRNEKEWQLPLLMVTARGDEFDRVLALELGADDYIQKPFSLRELHARMRAVLRRSGRASGRNDGLEQSDNANSGEELHRGRLCILPSQHVALLDNQPLELTRTEFALLYRLAYRPGRVFTRAHLLEEALGDAFAGFERTIDSHIRNLRRKLGDDPAAPIYVLTVYGVGYKFNPQIGEEE; encoded by the coding sequence ATGAAGGTTGTTTGGCTCGAGGACGAGCAAGAGCTGCTGGAAGAGGGCAGTCGATTCCTACATAGCCAAGGTTGTGAGGTGGCGGGAGCACATAGCGCGGAAGAGGCTCCAGAAATGATTGAACAGGTGAAGCCGGATTTGCTGCTTGTGGACTGGACACTGGCTGGGGTGCAGACTGGGCTTGATCTTTGCAAGCGCAATGAAAAAGAATGGCAGCTACCGCTGCTTATGGTAACTGCGAGGGGAGATGAGTTTGATCGCGTGCTTGCGCTGGAGCTGGGGGCGGATGATTATATTCAAAAGCCATTCAGCTTGCGCGAACTGCATGCGCGCATGAGGGCGGTGCTTCGCCGCAGCGGGCGAGCATCAGGAAGAAATGATGGCCTGGAGCAGTCGGACAACGCAAATTCGGGAGAGGAACTGCATCGCGGGCGACTCTGTATTTTACCTTCACAGCATGTGGCTCTGCTTGACAATCAGCCACTGGAGTTAACACGCACGGAATTTGCGTTGCTTTATAGGTTGGCTTATCGTCCAGGACGTGTTTTCACACGGGCTCATTTGCTTGAGGAAGCGCTTGGTGACGCCTTTGCCGGTTTTGAGCGCACAATCGACAGTCATATCCGCAATCTCCGCCGCAAGCTCGGCGATGATCCGGCAGCTCCAATTTATGTGCTGACTGTATATGGAGTTGGCTACAAGTTTAATCCGCAAATCGGTGAAGAGGAATGA
- a CDS encoding N-acetylmuramoyl-L-alanine amidase: MPTVITPIIGQPIIQADVMTSYVQKVNPAFNPEIAQQFWIIGSRYGLRGDIALCQSIHETNWFRFGGSVKPQQNNFAGIGATGGSNPGSSFASVEEGVTAQIQHLYAYASKAPLPAGEVVVDPRFSLVQRGIAPAWEDLAGRWAVPGYDRSKYVSLQTALAAGETYGQKIIRLYGAMAAAAPPNPSSNQPLLPIVVLDAGHGGTDPGAKGSGIVEKDSALDLTLRTASVLRSRYAVDVRLTRSTDVFVPLSDRATMANGWGAAYFVALHHNAAGGEGFESYVYPGTRNGPAGKNQDAVHASIMKLLGPLGVKDRGKKEANFAVLRETHMPSVLLENLFVDNAIDAALLNNSDIRQKLAIAIAEGVATAMALTPDYPAGTPDYKIQAIEWLYTQGLLSDPIWRKQPDTPLPLWAEALIIQRLYTMLKS, from the coding sequence ATGCCAACCGTCATAACGCCAATCATAGGCCAGCCCATCATCCAAGCGGACGTAATGACGAGCTATGTCCAGAAGGTCAACCCAGCGTTTAATCCTGAGATTGCGCAGCAATTCTGGATCATTGGCAGCCGGTATGGTTTGCGAGGTGATATCGCCCTCTGTCAATCAATACACGAGACGAACTGGTTCCGCTTTGGAGGCAGCGTCAAGCCCCAACAGAACAATTTTGCGGGAATCGGCGCTACGGGTGGAAGCAATCCCGGCTCCAGCTTCGCTAGTGTGGAAGAAGGTGTCACAGCACAGATTCAACATCTGTACGCATACGCTTCCAAGGCTCCACTGCCAGCTGGTGAAGTCGTTGTCGACCCGCGTTTCTCTCTCGTTCAGAGAGGGATTGCGCCCGCCTGGGAAGATCTCGCTGGCCGCTGGGCTGTTCCTGGCTATGACCGCAGCAAATATGTTTCGCTGCAGACTGCGCTCGCCGCAGGTGAGACTTACGGTCAGAAAATCATCCGCCTTTATGGGGCAATGGCTGCTGCTGCGCCACCGAATCCAAGCAGCAATCAACCGCTGCTTCCGATCGTCGTCCTAGACGCCGGTCATGGCGGGACGGACCCTGGAGCTAAGGGCTCCGGCATCGTGGAGAAGGATAGCGCGCTGGATCTGACGCTGCGAACAGCCTCCGTGCTGCGATCTCGCTACGCAGTTGACGTTCGGCTGACGCGCAGCACGGATGTTTTTGTGCCGCTGAGCGACCGAGCGACTATGGCCAACGGCTGGGGAGCGGCCTATTTTGTAGCGCTGCATCATAATGCTGCCGGAGGAGAAGGATTCGAATCCTATGTATATCCGGGAACGCGAAACGGCCCTGCCGGGAAAAACCAGGATGCGGTCCATGCCTCAATTATGAAGCTGCTCGGCCCTCTCGGCGTGAAGGACAGAGGCAAAAAAGAAGCTAACTTCGCCGTGCTTAGGGAGACGCACATGCCCTCGGTGTTACTGGAAAATCTGTTCGTCGATAATGCCATTGATGCGGCACTGCTCAACAATTCAGACATTCGCCAGAAACTGGCTATAGCAATAGCGGAAGGAGTGGCAACAGCAATGGCCCTGACACCAGATTACCCGGCTGGAACGCCGGATTACAAAATACAAGCGATTGAATGGCTTTATACGCAAGGTCTATTAAGCGATCCAATCTGGCGGAAACAACCCGATACTCCATTGCCGCTGTGGGCGGAAGCGCTCATTATTCAGCGGCTGTACACGATGCTTAAGAGCTGA
- a CDS encoding Threonine/homoserine efflux transporter RhtA translates to MKKSEWVLLAVTLCWGASYLLLKVALGAVNEFMLIGLRFGFAFLVSAAFLFPRLRKATWQTVKYAALQGGLLFAIGISVNFGLKTTTTANASFLISLTVIFVPILSAIFLRQRMKPQLKAGIAFAIAGIGLMTLKIPLSMQPGDLLCILAALLNATYVLFTSKAAKSVDSINLGVLQLAFAGGYGLLFATMAGQASLPATGDGWAALLALAVIGTAFCYIAQPAAQKHTTPSRVGLIFTMEPVFAALFGFLLAGELLKPQGYAGAALVLTGVLVSEYGSRWYAALRKKRLPAAAAEVASLNERAHGGGA, encoded by the coding sequence ATGAAAAAATCGGAATGGGTGCTACTCGCGGTTACGCTTTGTTGGGGAGCATCGTACTTGCTGTTGAAGGTTGCGTTAGGGGCGGTTAATGAATTTATGCTGATCGGGCTGCGATTCGGATTTGCCTTTTTGGTCAGTGCCGCGTTCCTATTTCCAAGACTGAGAAAGGCAACCTGGCAAACCGTCAAGTATGCGGCCTTGCAGGGAGGTTTGTTATTCGCAATCGGTATATCGGTCAATTTCGGTCTGAAAACGACCACAACAGCCAATGCGAGCTTCCTCATCAGCTTGACCGTCATTTTTGTACCGATTCTGTCTGCTATATTTCTTCGTCAACGAATGAAGCCGCAGCTCAAGGCCGGCATCGCATTCGCCATTGCTGGGATCGGCCTGATGACACTGAAAATTCCGCTTAGCATGCAACCTGGCGATCTACTCTGCATATTGGCTGCACTGTTGAATGCGACTTATGTTTTGTTTACATCCAAAGCAGCCAAATCCGTCGATTCCATCAATCTTGGCGTGCTGCAGCTCGCCTTTGCCGGAGGATACGGATTACTGTTCGCCACCATGGCGGGTCAGGCTTCATTGCCGGCCACGGGCGATGGTTGGGCAGCCTTACTGGCTCTCGCTGTTATAGGTACAGCCTTCTGTTATATCGCTCAGCCCGCGGCTCAAAAGCATACAACGCCTTCGCGGGTCGGTCTGATCTTCACGATGGAGCCGGTATTCGCAGCGCTGTTCGGTTTCTTGCTCGCTGGCGAGCTGCTGAAACCTCAAGGGTATGCGGGAGCAGCACTCGTACTGACCGGCGTGCTCGTATCGGAATATGGCAGCAGATGGTATGCCGCGCTGCGTAAAAAGAGGCTGCCTGCAGCCGCAGCCGAGGTTGCCTCCTTAAACGAGCGCGCACACGGCGGCGGAGCGTGA
- a CDS encoding DNA-binding transcriptional regulator, LysR family: MFLIHNMRIMHVSEKGSQTMSLFKYEVFSTVVELGSLTRAGDTLGLTQSGVSHAISSLEKEFGIALLTRSRSGIRLTESGERLLRPIRELLASQEQLTQEIALIKGLQAGTVRLGTFTSVSVHWLPAMIKAFDRDFPGIEIKLIEGDYSDIEEGISDGSMDLGFLSLPAREGLDTLALKKDRMLCVLPAEHPLAGERRLSLSQLEDEVFIIPKEGSDYDVRRILEEAIRRPRIKYETHDDYAIIAMVEHGLGISILPELVLRGRDHRAAIVDLEDGRYRTLAIAAASFKLLSPAARKFMSYIKQFVGEMDN; this comes from the coding sequence ATGTTTCTCATTCATAACATGAGAATTATGCATGTATCGGAGAAGGGGTCGCAGACAATGAGTTTGTTTAAATACGAAGTGTTTAGCACAGTTGTGGAGCTAGGTAGTTTGACCCGTGCCGGTGATACACTCGGTCTAACTCAATCCGGGGTGAGCCATGCGATCAGCAGCCTGGAAAAGGAATTCGGAATTGCGCTGCTGACGCGCAGCCGATCTGGCATCCGGCTGACCGAAAGCGGCGAACGGCTGCTTCGCCCGATCAGGGAACTGTTGGCCTCGCAGGAGCAACTGACCCAGGAGATTGCCCTGATCAAGGGACTGCAAGCCGGTACCGTTCGGCTCGGTACGTTCACGAGCGTGTCCGTTCATTGGCTGCCTGCGATGATTAAAGCTTTTGATCGCGACTTCCCCGGAATAGAAATAAAGCTGATCGAGGGCGACTACAGTGACATCGAAGAGGGCATATCCGACGGCAGCATGGATTTGGGCTTTCTGTCGCTGCCTGCGAGAGAAGGGCTGGATACGCTTGCGCTCAAGAAAGATCGCATGTTATGCGTACTTCCTGCGGAGCATCCGCTAGCGGGGGAGCGTCGGTTATCCTTGAGCCAGCTTGAAGATGAAGTATTCATCATTCCGAAGGAAGGCTCCGACTATGATGTGAGGCGCATTCTTGAGGAAGCGATCCGCAGGCCGCGGATCAAGTACGAGACGCATGACGATTACGCCATTATCGCTATGGTGGAGCATGGACTTGGCATAAGCATCCTGCCGGAGCTGGTGCTGCGCGGGAGAGATCACCGGGCGGCAATTGTGGATTTGGAGGACGGTCGATATCGTACACTTGCCATCGCTGCAGCCTCGTTTAAGTTGCTGTCTCCCGCGGCGCGCAAGTTCATGAGTTATATTAAGCAATTTGTAGGCGAAATGGACAACTGA
- a CDS encoding ADP-ribose pyrophosphatase YjhB, NUDIX family, giving the protein MTESRKYRATSLCIIWKGDSILLEEFPEENGIITYRPVGGTIEYGEDSKSAVIREVKEEINLDINEVKLLGIIELIFPYYGDVGHEFDFIYEGKLVDKTAYDQATIRGFEGEQTFTATWKKISEFKDNESLMLVPQGLYEMLANQENSNSVVVNQIKHVNTKDFLEFS; this is encoded by the coding sequence ATGACTGAATCTAGGAAGTATCGAGCGACTTCATTGTGCATCATATGGAAGGGGGATTCCATTTTGCTTGAGGAATTCCCCGAAGAGAACGGAATTATTACCTACCGCCCTGTCGGTGGAACGATCGAATATGGCGAGGATAGTAAATCTGCCGTCATTCGAGAGGTGAAGGAAGAAATTAATTTGGATATCAACGAGGTTAAACTGTTAGGAATAATTGAGCTTATTTTCCCTTATTATGGTGATGTCGGACATGAATTCGATTTTATTTACGAAGGAAAACTCGTTGACAAGACTGCTTACGATCAAGCAACGATAAGGGGCTTTGAGGGAGAACAAACCTTTACCGCTACTTGGAAAAAAATCTCAGAATTTAAAGATAATGAATCTCTGATGCTTGTTCCACAAGGGTTGTATGAGATGTTGGCGAACCAAGAGAACTCAAACTCGGTCGTTGTAAATCAGATCAAACATGTAAACACCAAGGATTTTTTAGAGTTTTCATAA
- a CDS encoding Signal transduction histidine kinase: protein MNLSQKLSFHSIRKSLLIALAFGVFMTGLIMAMFVRSSDGSENAERLVLYWSRYVSLILDSGASPQQLEKQLKEDAAVFPVEGGFRLIVQNNTGETIASYSGLKKQMRTLHQASKPYLFGGTLGGNVVIESASVTAPAIWPRALLAGGAAVLFASLGVWLVQRSNRRRFGYWSGRAGQLSHQPELHQMESGINTTSGGGVGIGAGTAKLNSLLPEEKQLAAGLDEAAALIRQLQTARKTMVAEVAHELRTPLSVVRAALDNALYESRPLPPERLATLSEQVGSMSRLVQDLQDLTLSESGSLRLEKSWFQPAAVATAILELLEPEAEEKGISVTAFLDTEARLFGDENRISQLLLNLLGNALRHARSQVELSVRVSGAMLKISVGDDGWGLEVEETEQLFQRYYRKRTYADGSPAPRGVGLGLAVVKGIAEAHGGTSAVSSRFGEGALFTVNLPLFRE from the coding sequence ATGAACTTATCTCAGAAGTTGAGCTTTCACTCTATAAGAAAATCGCTATTGATTGCGCTGGCATTCGGTGTATTTATGACCGGGTTGATAATGGCCATGTTTGTACGGTCTTCCGATGGAAGCGAGAATGCGGAGCGGCTAGTCCTATATTGGAGTCGCTATGTGAGCCTCATCCTGGATTCAGGAGCAAGTCCACAACAGTTGGAAAAGCAACTGAAAGAGGATGCTGCTGTTTTTCCAGTCGAAGGGGGGTTCCGCCTTATTGTTCAGAACAATACTGGCGAAACAATCGCGTCCTATTCCGGATTGAAGAAGCAGATGCGAACGCTGCATCAGGCAAGTAAGCCTTATTTATTCGGCGGAACGCTTGGAGGCAATGTTGTCATCGAGTCAGCCAGCGTGACGGCACCTGCGATATGGCCCCGCGCTTTACTTGCGGGAGGTGCAGCGGTTCTGTTTGCTAGTTTAGGGGTGTGGCTGGTGCAGCGCTCCAATCGCAGACGGTTTGGCTACTGGAGCGGACGGGCTGGACAGCTTTCTCACCAGCCTGAATTGCATCAGATGGAGAGCGGAATTAATACGACGTCTGGCGGGGGAGTAGGAATAGGAGCTGGAACTGCTAAACTAAACTCGCTGCTGCCCGAGGAGAAACAGCTTGCGGCTGGGCTGGATGAAGCAGCAGCGCTGATTCGGCAGTTGCAGACAGCACGCAAAACGATGGTCGCCGAAGTCGCCCACGAGCTGCGCACACCGCTCTCAGTCGTACGCGCGGCGCTCGACAACGCGCTGTATGAAAGCCGACCGTTACCGCCTGAGCGCCTCGCCACGCTGTCTGAGCAGGTCGGCTCGATGAGCCGACTCGTTCAGGATCTACAAGATCTGACGCTGTCAGAAAGCGGCAGCTTGCGGTTGGAGAAAAGTTGGTTCCAGCCTGCGGCCGTTGCGACAGCCATTTTGGAGCTGCTGGAGCCTGAGGCGGAGGAGAAGGGGATTTCCGTTACCGCATTTCTGGATACGGAAGCGAGGCTGTTCGGAGATGAGAATCGCATTTCCCAGCTGCTGTTGAATCTGCTTGGCAACGCGTTGCGCCATGCGCGGAGCCAAGTTGAGCTGAGCGTCCGGGTGAGCGGCGCGATGCTGAAAATTAGTGTGGGGGATGACGGCTGGGGGCTGGAGGTGGAAGAGACCGAGCAGCTGTTCCAGCGCTATTACCGCAAGCGCACTTATGCCGACGGCAGTCCCGCCCCACGCGGCGTCGGGCTGGGACTTGCGGTCGTCAAAGGCATTGCCGAGGCGCATGGCGGCACATCAGCGGTATCCAGTCGCTTTGGCGAAGGTGCTTTATTTACGGTGAATCTACCGCTTTTTCGCGAATAA
- a CDS encoding ABC-type transport system, involved in lipoprotein release, permease component, with translation MLKNSLAWRMGALYLRRQRRQTLLSMLAGAIGAMLITVSLFHYGAVKTSGDGWIKAHFGPVDWELVPSKAGTFTADEISQITNPKSTLPYRYLSVVSALGTLFASDKLDADGASLQQANLLGFDFAAAANFDPSSAAFWRSPLKRGEAILDRQAAELLGLKTGDAVYAADSEGQRRGFILRETPPSAGLSGYRGEGAKLSATLLLHPDDARMLTGLEPEQTSKILVTRMQSADSVMGMSFTEKTPQLAEIRTIKYNALNQANSKFVVVILAISLAAVFSSAFLLRQIVLMLAESRSELYGVLRAIGLSRKQIRSLFCAEALLLGLLSGAVGIAAGLAGGYALVRLIYGTASGREVAGTGIPVEPSMPLPVLIGMVLIVLAYQLLLVLLASRKAGAGSIVALMRGSLRESGSRPARLRAATGKGLLVALIAAAVLGLHLYHTFGWQPKEASGSVALQLLLVWLASSAAIVFLLQLLLTATGKLLGPKAGIAGLLALRYTGQRPGRSFTVMLLFAVAMMTITFTSGMSGLMLGNMEPKRNIQTMLGYGGFVPYESEREKKAVLDLLANDEMLRKTIRGHVDVKPIMVAPQLTAGSSRMGQSLVPVTKELATGGSWALTDRAAEFASDQEAWEKVMSDPTYIVLPVLYKDFGTVPSPTYWRPDKLYKPGDDIELSFFRKEVVLPEDKPDLRLSFTIAGFAAENTASNVKTQYVFSTTYAHPDIWRQLEDYHHPWSDQTHEGMLLLDLDYSNLSQDEQIVSRLVSGGATQAIIPYLDNSKTYAANSRLVDGFIAFTALSAVIGLLGLAVLQKRSIHERQREIAMLRSAGMPSRHLFTAFTIEGSLLGSLGLLAGWAVGLTGATAFIRVMQSDLRPWEKAISVDFNWLLLIGVMLVLMGLAFLFQLGPSRGALKGSAVEALRGAEQ, from the coding sequence ATGCTGAAGAACAGCCTGGCTTGGCGGATGGGCGCTCTTTATTTGAGGCGGCAACGGCGGCAGACGCTGCTGAGCATGCTGGCTGGCGCAATCGGCGCGATGCTGATCACCGTGTCGCTTTTTCATTACGGCGCGGTAAAAACGAGCGGTGATGGATGGATCAAGGCCCATTTTGGCCCGGTCGACTGGGAGCTTGTCCCCTCAAAAGCTGGAACGTTTACGGCTGACGAAATCAGTCAAATAACGAATCCGAAGTCTACGCTGCCATATCGTTATTTGTCGGTGGTATCGGCTCTAGGTACGCTATTTGCTTCCGACAAGCTGGACGCGGATGGAGCCTCATTGCAGCAAGCTAATCTGCTCGGCTTCGACTTTGCAGCGGCGGCAAACTTTGATCCGTCTTCTGCCGCTTTCTGGCGTTCTCCGCTGAAGCGGGGCGAAGCCATTTTGGATCGGCAAGCGGCAGAGCTCCTAGGGCTGAAAACGGGCGATGCCGTTTATGCAGCCGACAGCGAGGGCCAACGCCGCGGCTTTATACTGCGAGAGACGCCGCCTTCGGCGGGCCTGTCGGGCTACCGGGGCGAAGGCGCCAAACTGAGTGCGACGCTGCTGCTGCATCCGGACGATGCCCGTATGCTTACGGGACTTGAACCGGAGCAGACAAGCAAGATTTTAGTTACGCGGATGCAGTCTGCAGATAGTGTGATGGGGATGAGTTTCACTGAAAAAACGCCGCAATTGGCCGAAATCCGGACGATTAAGTACAACGCTCTTAATCAAGCCAATAGCAAATTCGTGGTCGTTATTTTAGCTATCAGCTTAGCCGCGGTTTTTTCAAGCGCTTTTTTGCTGCGGCAAATTGTACTGATGCTCGCGGAATCACGCTCAGAGCTGTACGGCGTGCTGCGTGCAATCGGCTTGAGCCGTAAACAGATCCGAAGTCTGTTCTGCGCCGAAGCTCTGCTGCTCGGGCTGCTCTCGGGAGCGGTTGGCATTGCGGCCGGGCTTGCCGGCGGCTATGCGCTTGTGCGGCTGATCTACGGCACGGCCAGCGGCCGCGAGGTTGCCGGAACCGGAATACCGGTGGAGCCGAGTATGCCGCTTCCGGTACTTATTGGAATGGTACTGATCGTACTGGCTTATCAGCTGCTGCTTGTGCTGCTGGCTAGCCGCAAAGCCGGCGCGGGCAGCATCGTTGCTCTCATGAGAGGCAGTTTGCGGGAGAGCGGATCCCGGCCGGCTCGTCTAAGAGCGGCTACCGGCAAAGGGCTGCTCGTCGCGCTAATCGCAGCCGCTGTGCTGGGGCTGCATCTGTATCATACTTTTGGTTGGCAGCCGAAGGAGGCGAGTGGATCCGTTGCATTGCAACTGCTGCTAGTTTGGCTGGCCTCTTCGGCAGCGATTGTGTTTCTGCTGCAGCTGCTGTTAACGGCAACCGGCAAGCTGCTCGGTCCAAAAGCCGGCATTGCGGGTCTGCTGGCGCTTCGTTACACCGGACAGCGGCCTGGACGCAGTTTTACCGTTATGCTGCTGTTTGCCGTTGCGATGATGACGATAACGTTCACCTCGGGCATGTCAGGATTAATGCTAGGAAATATGGAGCCTAAGCGAAATATTCAGACAATGCTTGGTTATGGAGGCTTTGTGCCGTATGAGTCCGAACGGGAGAAAAAAGCTGTACTCGATCTGCTGGCCAACGATGAGATGCTGCGCAAAACGATACGTGGGCATGTCGATGTAAAGCCGATTATGGTGGCCCCCCAACTGACAGCGGGCTCAAGTCGCATGGGACAGTCGTTAGTGCCAGTTACCAAGGAGCTGGCTACAGGCGGGAGCTGGGCGCTCACTGATCGAGCTGCGGAGTTCGCAAGTGATCAAGAAGCATGGGAGAAGGTAATGTCGGATCCGACCTATATCGTTCTCCCTGTTTTGTACAAGGACTTTGGAACAGTACCTTCACCCACTTATTGGAGGCCTGATAAGCTGTATAAACCTGGAGATGATATCGAATTAAGCTTTTTCCGCAAAGAAGTTGTTTTACCCGAGGATAAACCTGATCTGAGGCTTTCCTTCACGATTGCCGGATTTGCCGCAGAGAATACGGCGTCAAACGTAAAAACCCAATATGTGTTCTCTACGACCTACGCCCATCCGGACATTTGGCGTCAACTGGAGGATTATCATCACCCTTGGTCTGACCAGACGCATGAAGGCATGCTGCTGCTTGATCTCGATTATTCGAATCTTAGCCAAGATGAGCAGATTGTCTCCAGACTTGTATCCGGGGGAGCCACTCAAGCGATAATCCCGTATCTCGACAATTCGAAGACTTATGCGGCAAACAGCCGATTAGTCGACGGCTTTATTGCCTTCACGGCGCTCTCGGCCGTCATCGGTCTGCTCGGCCTGGCCGTGCTGCAGAAGCGCTCCATCCATGAACGCCAACGCGAAATAGCGATGCTCCGCAGCGCGGGCATGCCGTCGCGCCATCTGTTCACCGCCTTCACCATAGAAGGCAGCTTGCTTGGCAGCCTTGGCTTGCTGGCAGGCTGGGCTGTCGGCTTGACCGGGGCCACTGCGTTCATTCGCGTCATGCAAAGCGACTTGCGGCCCTGGGAGAAAGCTATTTCCGTCGATTTCAATTGGCTGTTGCTTATCGGAGTCATGCTCGTACTGATGGGATTGGCCTTCTTATTCCAGCTTGGTCCTTCGCGCGGTGCGCTCAAAGGCTCCGCTGTGGAGGCGCTTCGAGGGGCGGAGCAATAA
- a CDS encoding methylated-DNA-protein-cysteine methyltransferase related protein codes for MQPFTARIVDAVRSIPEGRLMTYGSVAEMAGNRRAARQVVRVLHSMGESQGLPWHRVINSERRISLPGELGELQLALLAAEGAEPSLGGRFDANLMVEVQPDLEGAIGALRDDAASEDE; via the coding sequence GTGCAGCCATTTACGGCGCGAATTGTTGATGCTGTACGTTCCATACCGGAAGGCCGTTTGATGACCTATGGTTCTGTTGCGGAGATGGCCGGCAATCGCCGGGCGGCTCGTCAAGTCGTTCGCGTGCTGCATAGCATGGGCGAATCGCAAGGACTTCCCTGGCATCGTGTTATTAACAGCGAGCGGCGCATCAGCCTGCCAGGTGAGCTTGGAGAGCTGCAGCTTGCTCTGCTAGCTGCGGAAGGCGCCGAGCCAAGCCTTGGCGGCCGCTTTGATGCGAACCTGATGGTGGAGGTTCAGCCGGACTTGGAAGGCGCTATTGGCGCACTCAGGGATGATGCAGCAAGCGAAGATGAATGA